The genomic stretch GTTCGTCAATATTTTTCAGGCTTATTCTGTCTTCAAACTCTTGACAGGATTGGCGCGTGCGGCTTTTAATGCCTGATACAAAACGATGCCCATGGCGATTAAAAGCGTTATCAGCGAAGCGGACAAAAGCAACAGCCAGCTTATTTGAATGCGCGTAGCAAAATCCTGCAGCCATTTATTCATCAATATATAAACCAATGGCAGCGCAATTGCAGAAGCAATGCAAATAAGCATGAAATAATTTTGCGACAGCAACTTTACAATACTTGCATTGCTGGCGCCGAATACTTTTCTGATACCTATTTCTTTCACACGTTGCTTTGCGAATAAATTTACCAATCCGAAAAGCCCCATCGAAGCAATCACTATCAGCAAGAGCGAAACATAATTAGTTACTTTCAAAATACCGTCGAGCAAAGAGTATTGATGACTTATTTTATCGTCCAGCAGTTCATAGCTGAAAGTCCTGCGCGATGGTATTTTGGCAAACTCTTTTTGCAACAACTCTCCAACGGCTTTCACATGCTGCGCATCTGTTTTAATACTCAAATACTCTGCATTCAAACCTTGTTTGCCATTATAATACAAAAGCAACGGTCGTACATTCTGCATGAGATTGGCGTAATGAAAATCTTTTACAACGCCTATAATTGTTTCCATTTCACCCTTGCCGCTGCCGCCGCTGATTTGCTTGCCTACGGCATTTTGCCAGCCAAACGCTTTCATCGCGGCTTCGTTGATGATAACCTTTGCGCCCATTGATTTTTGCGGAATGTTTGTAAAATTTTCTCCTTGCAGCAATTGCATTTTATAAGTCGGAAGCAAGCCTGCATCAACCGAAAAATATTGCAGGTGGATTTTTTTACTTGATACTGCATCCAGATAAGTATCGCTGTTATTGGAATAAGAAGACGGAATATCGTTACTTGTGGATACGCTTTTTATGTAAGGATTATTCTTCAGTTTGTTTAGCAATGCATCAAATTGCGCTGCCGCTGTTTTCTCATTTTTAAAAGCCAAATCCATATCGGCTGTAATAATATTTTCTTTGTCAAAGCCGAGCGCAGCACGCTTCATGTAATGAATCTGGCTGGTCAAAATCAATGTAACGCCGATACATATTATCGCCAAAACAAACTGTAACGTGATAAAAATATTCCGCCCGTAGCTTTTTTTATTCTTTCCTGAGATTTTTCCTTTAACTACATCCGTAATTTTTAAAGAGTTTAAATGAAACGCAGGATAACTTGCAACAACGACGGCAATTACAAATGAGCCTGCGATAAACCAAAGCAACAGCGGATAATCGTGTTGCATATCGGGAACCATTTTTCCGAATGTAGATTGTATGATATGATTGATTTGCGGAAGCAGCAGGAAATAAAATAAGAATAATGACAACAGTAACGATGTGAAAATGATGATGCCGTTTTCAATACAGAACTGCATTACTATTTGCCTGCGCTTGCTTCCTATTATCTTTTTTACGGCGACTTCTTTGGCGCGGTTATACATCGTTGCCGTGTTAAGATTGACCAGGTTAATCATTAAAATCAGCAGTATGAATATAATCATGCCTGCCTGTCCTTTTATCATTACGTTGGTAAGATTGCCCGATTCGTTGCGCACAAAATCCTTAAACGGCGTAAGCATTAAATACAAGTCTTTAGTATCGGACAAATAATTTTTTCGGGCAATTTCATTCAATTGTTTATTCAGCAAAGCCGTATCGGCATTGGGTTTTAACAGCAAATAACTTTCTGCAAAGGTGTTGTACCAGTTAGCATTGTTTATAAAACCTTTATTATCTTTCAGCAAACTTGTGGTCAATAATACATCG from Arachidicoccus sp. BS20 encodes the following:
- a CDS encoding ABC transporter permease; its protein translation is MFKLYFKTAWRNLTKYKSFSVINLIGLTFGLASVITLSFLMYQGMTSNGQFKNKDRMAYVRTKISDGSVYRQTTYPFLDAVLKQCPQVEAGTHLQQWYAPWLKVGNKEFQDETYFVDSSFFKVFSFPLKYGKIQSILSNKYNVVLSEEEAVKFFGNVNPVGKTLVADDSVSLTVTGVMKSIPTNTTLRPDVLLTTSLLKDNKGFINNANWYNTFAESYLLLKPNADTALLNKQLNEIARKNYLSDTKDLYLMLTPFKDFVRNESGNLTNVMIKGQAGMIIFILLILMINLVNLNTATMYNRAKEVAVKKIIGSKRRQIVMQFCIENGIIIFTSLLLSLFLFYFLLLPQINHIIQSTFGKMVPDMQHDYPLLLWFIAGSFVIAVVVASYPAFHLNSLKITDVVKGKISGKNKKSYGRNIFITLQFVLAIICIGVTLILTSQIHYMKRAALGFDKENIITADMDLAFKNEKTAAAQFDALLNKLKNNPYIKSVSTSNDIPSSYSNNSDTYLDAVSSKKIHLQYFSVDAGLLPTYKMQLLQGENFTNIPQKSMGAKVIINEAAMKAFGWQNAVGKQISGGSGKGEMETIIGVVKDFHYANLMQNVRPLLLYYNGKQGLNAEYLSIKTDAQHVKAVGELLQKEFAKIPSRRTFSYELLDDKISHQYSLLDGILKVTNYVSLLLIVIASMGLFGLVNLFAKQRVKEIGIRKVFGASNASIVKLLSQNYFMLICIASAIALPLVYILMNKWLQDFATRIQISWLLLLSASLITLLIAMGIVLYQALKAARANPVKSLKTE